Proteins encoded by one window of Streptomyces sp. LX-29:
- a CDS encoding enoyl-CoA hydratase-related protein, whose product MEPCLQHGCADGVATVTIANPAKRNAMTTAMWRELPGLLARYAADPSVRALVLTGAGDTFCAGADISSLTEGGPDSRELAIAAEEALAAFPKPTLAAVRGYCVGGGCQLAAACDLRFAEQDARFGITPAKLGIAYGPGSTRRLVDLVGPATAKYLLFSAELIDAERALRTGLVDEVLPAGGLDKRVAEFTAVLAARSQLTQGAAKEFAAGPVDPARHAYWTRQMNASGERAEGVAAFLERREPRFTWTPTTD is encoded by the coding sequence ATGGAGCCCTGCCTGCAGCACGGATGCGCCGACGGCGTCGCCACCGTCACCATCGCCAACCCCGCCAAGCGCAACGCGATGACCACCGCCATGTGGCGTGAGCTGCCCGGGCTGTTGGCCCGCTACGCCGCCGACCCCTCCGTTCGGGCCCTGGTCCTCACCGGCGCCGGGGACACCTTCTGCGCGGGCGCCGACATCTCCTCGCTGACCGAGGGCGGCCCGGACTCGCGGGAGCTGGCCATCGCGGCGGAGGAGGCGCTCGCCGCCTTCCCCAAGCCGACGCTGGCGGCCGTGCGCGGCTACTGCGTGGGCGGCGGCTGCCAGCTGGCGGCCGCCTGCGACCTGCGGTTCGCGGAGCAGGACGCCCGGTTCGGCATCACCCCGGCCAAGCTCGGCATCGCCTACGGCCCCGGCTCCACCCGGCGCCTGGTGGACCTGGTCGGCCCGGCGACCGCCAAGTACCTGCTGTTCTCGGCCGAACTGATCGACGCCGAGCGGGCGCTGCGCACCGGCCTGGTGGACGAGGTGCTGCCGGCGGGCGGGTTGGACAAGCGCGTCGCCGAGTTCACGGCGGTGCTCGCCGCCCGCTCACAGCTCACCCAGGGCGCGGCCAAGGAGTTCGCCGCCGGCCCGGTGGACCCGGCGCGGCACGCGTACTGGACCCGGCAGATGAACGCCTCCGGCGAGCGGGCCGAGGGGGTCGCGGCGTTCCTGGAGCGGCGGGAACCACGCTTCACCTGGACTCCGACGACGGACTGA
- a CDS encoding Tex family protein, with amino-acid sequence MTTSIEGRIAEELGVRERQVKAAVELLDGGATVPFVARYRKEVTESLDDAQLRTLEERLRYLRELEDRRTAILDSVRSQGKLDEALEAQILAADSKARLEDIYLPFKPKRRTKAQIAREAGLEPLADALLGDPSVAPPAAAAAFVDAERGVADAAAALEGARAILTERFSEDADLIGELRERMWERGRLATRVREGKGDSKEGPGAKFADYFDFAEPFTELPSHRVLAMFRGEKEEVLDLTLEPEDPQQAPESGPSSYERSIAHRFGIADRGRPADSWLADTVRWAWRTRVLVHLGIDLRLRLRQAAEDEAVRVFAANLRDLLLAAPAGTRATMGLDPGFRTGVKVAVVDATGKVAATDTIYPHVPQQKWDEALAKLARLAREHSVELIAIGNGTASRETDKLAAELCARHPELGLTKVMVSEAGASVYSASAFASQELPDLDVSLRGAVSIARRLQDPLAELVKIDPKSIGVGQYQHDLSEVKLSRSLDAVVEDCVNGVGVDVNTASAPLLSRVSGIGAGLAENIVAHRDANGPFRSRKSLKDVPRLGPKAYEQCAGFLRIRDGEDPLDASSVHPEAYPVVRTMVKAAGTDVASLIGNGAALRALRPQDFVDDAFGLPTVTDILRELEKPGRDPRPAFKTATFKEGVEKLGDLAPGMILEGVVTNVAAFGAFVDIGVHQDGLVHVSAMSKTFVKDPRDVVKPGDIVRVKVLDVDIPRKRISLTLRLDDEAGASGAGGGGRGGRGERGDRGERGDRGERSNRGDRSRGERGGARGELGDRGERGGARRGAPQQRRGNRDAAAAPANGAMADALRRAGLL; translated from the coding sequence GTGACGACGTCCATCGAAGGCAGGATCGCCGAGGAGCTCGGCGTGCGGGAGCGGCAGGTGAAGGCCGCGGTGGAGCTGCTCGACGGCGGCGCCACCGTGCCGTTCGTCGCGCGCTACCGCAAAGAGGTGACCGAGAGCCTCGACGACGCCCAGCTGCGCACCCTCGAGGAGCGGCTGCGCTATCTGCGGGAGCTGGAGGACCGGCGGACCGCGATCCTGGACTCGGTGCGCTCCCAGGGCAAGCTGGACGAGGCCCTGGAGGCGCAGATCCTGGCCGCCGACTCCAAGGCCCGGCTGGAGGACATCTACCTGCCCTTCAAGCCCAAGCGGCGGACCAAGGCGCAGATCGCGCGGGAGGCGGGCCTGGAGCCGCTCGCCGACGCGCTGCTGGGCGACCCGTCGGTGGCGCCGCCGGCGGCCGCGGCCGCCTTCGTGGACGCCGAGCGCGGCGTCGCGGACGCGGCCGCCGCCCTGGAGGGGGCGCGGGCCATCCTCACCGAGCGGTTCAGCGAGGACGCGGACCTCATCGGCGAGCTGCGTGAGCGCATGTGGGAGCGGGGCCGGCTGGCCACCCGGGTGCGCGAGGGCAAGGGCGACAGCAAGGAGGGGCCGGGCGCGAAGTTCGCCGACTACTTCGACTTCGCCGAGCCGTTCACCGAGCTGCCCTCGCACCGGGTGCTGGCCATGTTCCGCGGTGAGAAGGAGGAGGTCCTCGACCTCACCCTGGAGCCCGAGGACCCGCAGCAGGCCCCGGAGTCCGGCCCCTCCTCGTACGAGCGGTCCATCGCGCACCGCTTCGGCATCGCCGACCGGGGCCGGCCCGCCGACTCCTGGCTGGCCGACACCGTCCGCTGGGCCTGGCGCACCCGCGTCCTGGTGCACCTCGGCATCGACCTGCGGCTGCGGCTGCGGCAGGCCGCCGAGGACGAGGCGGTGCGGGTCTTCGCCGCCAACCTGCGCGACCTGCTGCTCGCCGCGCCGGCCGGCACCCGCGCCACCATGGGCCTGGACCCCGGCTTCCGTACCGGCGTGAAGGTGGCCGTCGTCGACGCCACCGGCAAGGTCGCGGCCACCGACACCATCTACCCGCACGTCCCGCAGCAGAAGTGGGACGAGGCCCTGGCCAAGCTGGCCCGGCTGGCCCGCGAGCACTCCGTCGAACTGATCGCCATCGGCAACGGCACCGCGTCCCGTGAGACCGACAAGCTCGCCGCCGAACTGTGCGCCCGCCACCCCGAGCTCGGGCTGACCAAGGTCATGGTCTCCGAGGCGGGCGCCTCGGTGTACTCCGCCTCCGCCTTCGCCTCCCAGGAGCTGCCCGACCTCGACGTCTCGCTGCGCGGCGCCGTGTCCATCGCGCGCCGACTCCAGGACCCGCTGGCCGAGCTCGTCAAGATCGACCCCAAGTCGATCGGCGTGGGCCAGTACCAGCACGACCTGTCCGAGGTGAAGCTGTCGCGCTCGCTGGACGCGGTGGTCGAGGACTGCGTCAACGGCGTCGGTGTCGACGTCAACACCGCCTCCGCGCCGCTGCTCTCCCGGGTCTCCGGCATCGGCGCCGGCCTCGCGGAGAACATCGTCGCCCACCGCGACGCCAACGGCCCCTTCCGCAGCCGCAAGTCCCTCAAGGACGTGCCCCGGCTCGGCCCCAAGGCGTACGAGCAGTGCGCGGGCTTCCTGCGCATCCGCGACGGCGAGGACCCGCTGGACGCCTCCAGCGTGCACCCCGAGGCGTACCCGGTGGTGCGCACCATGGTGAAGGCCGCCGGCACCGACGTGGCCTCGCTGATCGGCAACGGGGCGGCGCTGCGCGCGCTGCGGCCGCAGGACTTCGTCGACGACGCCTTCGGCCTGCCCACCGTCACCGACATCCTGCGCGAGCTGGAGAAGCCGGGCCGCGACCCCCGCCCCGCCTTCAAGACGGCCACCTTCAAGGAGGGTGTCGAGAAGCTCGGCGACCTGGCCCCCGGGATGATCCTGGAGGGCGTGGTCACCAACGTCGCCGCCTTCGGCGCCTTCGTGGACATCGGCGTCCATCAGGACGGCCTGGTGCACGTCTCCGCCATGTCGAAGACGTTCGTGAAGGACCCCCGCGACGTGGTGAAGCCGGGGGACATCGTGCGGGTGAAGGTGCTGGACGTCGACATCCCCCGCAAGCGGATCTCGCTGACGCTCCGTCTGGACGACGAGGCCGGGGCCTCCGGCGCGGGTGGCGGCGGGCGTGGCGGCCGTGGGGAGCGTGGCGATCGCGGGGAGCGTGGGGACCGCGGGGAGCGTAGCAATCGCGGGGACCGTTCTCGCGGTGAGCGGGGCGGGGCCCGGGGTGAGCTGGGCGACCGCGGTGAGCGGGGCGGGGCCCGGCGCGGGGCGCCGCAGCAGCGCCGCGGCAACCGCGACGCCGCCGCCGCTCCGGCCAACGGCGCCATGGCCGACGCCCTGCGCCGCGCGGGCCTGCTCTGA
- a CDS encoding ABC-F family ATP-binding cassette domain-containing protein — protein sequence MTATLVAKDLAAAHGDRTLFSGLDLVVAPGEVIGLVGVNGAGKSTLLRLLAGLTTPETGRVSLSPPHATVGHLPQEPERRPGETVREFLARRTGVAAAQIALDATTQQLVDGAPGADDAYAVALERWLQLGAADLDERAEEVVASLGLDIGLDRPMTALSGGQAARASLASLLLSRYDVFLLDEPTNDLDLDGLRRLEEFVSGLRAGTVLVSHDREFLARTVHKVLELDLAQQQVTLFGGGYTAYLEERETARRHARERYEEYADTRAGLELRARTQRAWMEKGVKNARRKATDNDKIARKGRVESTEKQAAKARQTDRLIERLEVVEEPRKEWELRMEIAAAPRAGAVVATLRGAEVRRGDFHLGPVDLQIDWADRVAITGANGSGKSTLLAALLGRLPLDAGAAALGPGVVVGEVDQARALFLGEDALLDAFGAAAEDLEPAAVRTLLAKFGLKSDHVLRPAATLSPGERTRAALALLQARGVNLLVLDEPTNHLDLPAIEQLESALAGYPGTLLLVTHDRRMLEAVDTTRSLQVAAGRVTEH from the coding sequence ATGACCGCAACACTCGTCGCCAAGGACCTGGCCGCCGCGCACGGCGACCGCACCCTCTTCTCCGGCCTGGATCTGGTCGTCGCGCCGGGGGAGGTGATCGGCCTGGTCGGCGTCAACGGCGCCGGCAAGTCCACCCTGCTCCGCCTGCTGGCCGGCCTGACCACCCCGGAGACGGGCAGGGTGAGCCTGAGCCCGCCGCACGCGACGGTGGGGCATCTGCCGCAGGAGCCGGAGCGTCGGCCCGGCGAGACCGTGCGGGAGTTCCTGGCCCGGCGGACCGGGGTCGCGGCCGCCCAGATCGCGCTGGACGCCACCACCCAGCAACTGGTCGACGGGGCGCCCGGCGCCGACGACGCGTACGCGGTGGCGCTGGAGCGCTGGCTCCAGCTCGGCGCGGCCGACCTGGACGAGCGCGCCGAGGAGGTCGTCGCCTCGCTCGGGCTGGACATCGGTCTGGACCGGCCGATGACCGCGCTCTCCGGCGGCCAGGCGGCCCGTGCCTCGCTCGCCTCGCTGCTGCTCAGCCGCTACGACGTCTTCCTGCTCGACGAGCCGACCAACGACCTGGACCTGGACGGGCTGCGCCGGCTGGAGGAGTTCGTGTCCGGGCTGCGCGCCGGAACCGTGCTGGTCAGCCATGACCGCGAGTTCCTGGCCCGCACCGTGCACAAGGTGCTGGAGCTGGATCTGGCCCAGCAGCAGGTGACGCTCTTCGGCGGCGGCTACACGGCGTACCTGGAGGAGCGGGAGACGGCGCGGCGGCACGCCCGGGAGCGGTACGAGGAGTACGCGGACACCCGCGCCGGGCTGGAGCTGCGGGCCCGCACCCAGCGCGCCTGGATGGAGAAGGGCGTCAAGAACGCCCGCCGCAAGGCCACCGACAACGACAAGATCGCCCGCAAGGGCCGGGTGGAGTCCACCGAGAAGCAGGCCGCGAAGGCGCGCCAGACCGACCGGCTCATCGAGCGGCTGGAGGTGGTCGAGGAGCCGCGCAAGGAGTGGGAGCTGCGGATGGAGATCGCCGCCGCGCCACGGGCCGGGGCCGTGGTGGCGACGCTGCGCGGCGCCGAGGTGCGCCGCGGCGACTTCCACCTCGGGCCGGTGGACCTCCAGATCGACTGGGCGGACCGGGTGGCGATCACCGGCGCCAACGGCTCGGGCAAGTCGACCCTGCTGGCCGCGCTGCTGGGCCGACTGCCGCTGGACGCGGGGGCGGCGGCGCTCGGTCCGGGTGTGGTGGTCGGCGAGGTGGACCAGGCGCGGGCGCTGTTCCTCGGCGAGGACGCCCTGCTCGACGCGTTCGGGGCGGCCGCCGAGGACCTGGAGCCGGCGGCGGTACGCACCCTGCTGGCGAAGTTCGGCCTCAAGAGCGACCACGTGCTGCGCCCCGCAGCCACCCTCTCGCCCGGCGAACGGACCCGCGCCGCCCTCGCCCTCCTCCAGGCCCGGGGCGTCAACCTGCTGGTCCTGGACGAGCCCACCAACCACCTCGACCTGCCCGCCATCGAGCAGCTCGAATCCGCCCTGGCCGGCTACCCCGGCACCCTCCTCCTCGTCACCCACGACCGCCGCATGCTCGAAGCCGTGGACACCACCCGCAGCCTCCAAGTCGCCGCGGGCCGCGTCACCGAGCACTGA
- a CDS encoding oxidoreductase → MSADEYGTRAEYATFGLAPATRAGGVLSNGSFQAHRDFWDFVVDGTPLLLRLADLDAVSPLAADLGPSIFTAHVRRLLLESGAPLAGGRYVIYGCPECEGLACGAVTAVIERDGPDIVWRDFLWQTAETPDPERDGYHGIGPYRFRGEEYRAQLGRLLAADGEACDPAAPPRRVLLVGQRVAVLAKLAAALRAIGIGAEISRDAAGADADELRTYGAVAFGRAIDEGERAAVREAFAAAGADAVFVDGLPPIIPLLVARIEQALDRTPEEQRRLRGLRTAERGSGHGGGPAAEVVVDVAMESRVELVGYRLDRLHRTRVHELADQVLEPGTHRVPLPTAGRGELHVVARATGSVLVAPARR, encoded by the coding sequence ATGAGCGCCGACGAGTACGGGACCAGGGCCGAGTACGCGACGTTCGGGCTGGCCCCGGCGACGCGGGCCGGAGGAGTGCTGTCCAACGGTTCCTTCCAAGCACACCGCGACTTCTGGGACTTCGTCGTGGACGGCACGCCGCTGCTGCTGCGCCTCGCCGACCTGGACGCGGTCTCCCCGCTCGCCGCCGACCTCGGCCCGTCCATCTTCACCGCGCACGTCCGGCGGCTGCTGCTGGAGTCCGGCGCGCCGCTGGCCGGCGGCCGGTACGTGATCTACGGCTGCCCCGAGTGCGAGGGGCTCGCCTGCGGCGCGGTCACCGCGGTCATCGAGCGGGACGGGCCCGACATCGTCTGGCGCGACTTCCTCTGGCAGACCGCGGAGACCCCCGACCCGGAGCGCGACGGCTACCACGGGATCGGCCCGTACCGGTTCCGCGGCGAGGAGTACCGGGCGCAGCTGGGGCGGCTGCTCGCCGCGGACGGGGAAGCCTGTGATCCCGCCGCCCCGCCGCGCCGGGTGCTGCTGGTCGGCCAGCGCGTCGCCGTGCTCGCCAAGCTGGCCGCCGCGCTGCGCGCCATCGGCATCGGCGCCGAGATCAGCCGGGACGCCGCCGGCGCCGACGCGGACGAGCTGCGGACGTACGGGGCGGTGGCCTTCGGACGGGCGATCGACGAGGGGGAACGCGCCGCCGTTCGGGAGGCGTTCGCGGCGGCCGGCGCCGACGCCGTCTTCGTCGACGGGCTCCCGCCGATCATCCCGCTGCTGGTGGCCCGGATCGAACAGGCCCTGGACCGCACACCCGAGGAACAGCGCCGGCTGCGCGGGCTGCGGACGGCGGAGCGGGGAAGCGGGCACGGCGGGGGGCCGGCCGCGGAGGTCGTGGTCGACGTGGCCATGGAGAGCCGGGTGGAACTCGTCGGGTACCGGCTCGACCGGCTGCACCGGACCCGGGTCCACGAGCTGGCGGACCAGGTCCTGGAGCCGGGCACACACCGGGTGCCGCTGCCGACGGCCGGCCGGGGCGAGCTGCACGTGGTGGCACGGGCCACGGGCAGCGTACTGGTGGCCCCGGCCCGCCGGTGA
- a CDS encoding class I SAM-dependent methyltransferase, with translation METDSSPDDPYRTAAEFYDLFHGETYRRRAVGHLAASAAGSELGILEVGAGTGIVTEVLARSSTVPVHAVEPSRAMRTVLMARLSALEWLRGKVRVYPVVVQRARLDAPVDLATCVNVAATVAPEERPGLWSALAARLVPGGMLIVDAPGRLAPLPGHRDWRLPAVRVGGDDYTAAVRVRPAGADGRLRWTYQYAVRHGERTVREESASFYAWPLDPSRTAAELARAGFARAPGTTPVAAYAGGLAPFEHLAYYLRRRD, from the coding sequence ATGGAAACCGACTCCTCCCCCGACGACCCGTACCGCACCGCGGCGGAGTTCTACGACCTGTTCCACGGCGAGACCTACCGCCGCCGCGCGGTCGGTCATCTGGCGGCGTCGGCGGCCGGATCCGAGCTGGGCATCCTGGAGGTCGGGGCGGGTACGGGGATCGTCACCGAGGTGCTGGCGAGGTCGTCGACGGTGCCGGTGCACGCGGTGGAGCCGTCGCGGGCGATGCGCACGGTGCTGATGGCGCGGCTGTCCGCCCTGGAGTGGCTGCGCGGCAAGGTGCGGGTGTATCCGGTCGTGGTGCAGCGGGCCCGGTTGGACGCCCCGGTGGACCTGGCGACCTGCGTGAACGTGGCGGCGACGGTGGCGCCGGAGGAGCGCCCGGGGCTGTGGTCGGCGCTCGCCGCGCGGCTGGTCCCCGGCGGGATGCTGATCGTGGACGCGCCGGGGCGGCTGGCGCCCCTCCCCGGTCACCGGGACTGGCGGCTGCCCGCCGTGCGGGTGGGCGGCGACGACTACACGGCGGCGGTGCGGGTGCGGCCGGCCGGGGCGGACGGGCGACTGCGCTGGACGTATCAGTACGCCGTCCGGCATGGAGAGCGGACCGTACGGGAGGAGAGCGCGTCGTTCTACGCCTGGCCCCTCGACCCGTCGCGCACGGCGGCGGAGCTGGCCCGGGCCGGCTTCGCGCGGGCCCCGGGCACCACACCGGTGGCGGCGTACGCCGGCGGTCTGGCCCCCTTCGAGCATCTGGCGTACTACCTGCGCCGCAGGGACTAG
- a CDS encoding M14 family metallocarboxypeptidase, translated as MTPSASRLRTALCAAAGAALLIPALVAPAHARSTPPAPRTGFEISDGARWTTEAEERRFLAEVDAASPRVAVDTIGTTGQRRPVQLVRIGAPGAPTDPARTARGNSVLLICSQHGDEPSGREGCLSTVRDLAFADDARTRRFLRHTTVLVVPTANPDGRAADTRENADGVDINRDHLALKTPEARAIARTLRDWRPDTVYDLHEYGATAPYYVKDLLALWPRNLNTATAVHREARTLSESYVRPRVQDAGHSTGVYGIWTDPITGEPVKQVAGDGQERILRNTAGVKHSVGLLVETRVDALTDAEKADPAVNNRRRVGSQLTALEGMFAFSGERRARVETATDAARAAGYHDRGPVYLGGADNDPASDAEILAHPPCGYLLDAAQYADVRDELALHGVTVRRADGDRHLVPLRQSLRALVPLLLDERATYHLTAGQPTERC; from the coding sequence GTGACCCCCAGCGCATCCCGGCTCCGGACCGCCCTGTGCGCCGCCGCCGGTGCCGCCCTGCTCATCCCGGCCCTCGTCGCGCCCGCGCACGCCCGGTCCACCCCGCCCGCACCCCGCACCGGCTTCGAGATCAGCGACGGCGCCCGCTGGACCACCGAGGCGGAGGAGAGACGGTTCCTGGCGGAGGTGGACGCGGCGAGCCCGCGGGTCGCCGTCGACACCATAGGCACCACCGGGCAGCGGCGCCCGGTCCAACTGGTGCGGATCGGCGCCCCCGGCGCGCCCACCGACCCCGCCCGCACCGCCCGCGGCAACTCCGTCCTGCTCATCTGCTCCCAGCACGGAGACGAGCCCTCCGGCCGGGAGGGCTGCCTGTCCACCGTTCGCGACCTGGCCTTCGCCGACGACGCGCGGACCAGGCGCTTCCTGCGGCACACGACGGTCCTGGTCGTGCCGACCGCCAACCCCGACGGCCGGGCCGCCGACACCAGGGAGAACGCCGACGGCGTCGACATCAACCGCGACCACCTCGCGCTGAAGACCCCCGAGGCCCGTGCCATCGCCCGCACCCTGCGCGACTGGCGCCCGGACACCGTCTACGACCTGCACGAGTACGGCGCCACCGCCCCGTACTACGTCAAGGATCTGCTGGCGCTGTGGCCGCGCAACCTCAACACCGCCACCGCCGTGCACCGCGAGGCCCGCACCCTCTCCGAGTCCTACGTCCGGCCCCGTGTCCAGGACGCCGGCCACTCCACCGGCGTCTACGGCATCTGGACCGACCCGATCACCGGCGAGCCCGTCAAGCAGGTCGCCGGCGACGGCCAGGAGCGCATCCTGCGCAACACCGCCGGCGTCAAGCACTCCGTCGGGCTGCTCGTGGAGACCCGCGTCGACGCGCTGACCGACGCCGAGAAGGCCGACCCCGCCGTCAACAACCGCCGTCGCGTCGGCTCCCAACTGACAGCGCTGGAGGGGATGTTCGCCTTCAGCGGGGAACGGCGTGCCCGCGTCGAGACCGCCACCGACGCCGCCCGCGCGGCCGGTTACCACGATCGTGGCCCGGTCTACCTCGGCGGCGCCGACAACGACCCGGCCTCCGACGCCGAGATCCTCGCCCACCCGCCCTGCGGCTATCTGCTCGACGCCGCCCAGTACGCGGATGTGCGCGACGAACTCGCCCTGCACGGCGTGACGGTGCGCCGCGCGGACGGCGACCGCCACCTGGTCCCGCTGCGACAGTCGCTGCGCGCCCTGGTGCCGCTGCTGCTGGACGAACGCGCCACCTACCACCTGACCGCCGGACAGCCGACGGAGCGCTGCTGA
- a CDS encoding Xaa-Pro dipeptidyl-peptidase, translated as MLLRARRPRTPRRTLSTLTTAALAALMTQVVTVTGAQAATGATPPPESRPVYSYANAIRESVWVDTGLDGDADGRADRVAVDIVRPREPAQQGRRIPVIMDASPYYSCCGRGNESQKKTYDAQGRPELFPLFYDNYFVPRGYATVLVDLAGTNRSDGCVDVGGRSDIQSAKAVVDWLNGRARGYTTRTGDQPAAADWSNGATGMIGKSYDGTIANGVAATGVKGLKTIVPIGAISSWYDYYFTQGAPLFDSGPDGLAHRVESPEARARCAAVQRELVDGAPRSGDWTPLWTKRDYVRDAHKVRASVFAVHGMQDLNVQTKHLGPWWDALGDAGVERKIWLSQTGHVDPFDFRRGAWVRTLHRWFDHYLLGLDNGIEREPMADVERAPDRWTTDRHWPAPGTRATTLRPRLGAAPGVGVLSTRPARPGATETVADEPGLSEADWAEHIDRSTPGKAGFITRPLARDLRLSGAGTVRITATPSAATAHLSAVLVDLGPDTIRNYTAPGEGITTLADRTCWGAVTPADTGCFKETRADTVDVGHTVFSRGWADLGDYAGDGKGRPLTPGRPYTITVDLAATDHVVPAGHRLALIIAGTDTGFVEPPAVRPQLTLDLARTSARLPLTGGRAALDRSLAGPTIVDGPSTSTARTGVSAPRPHPALPTG; from the coding sequence GTGCTGCTACGCGCGCGGAGGCCCCGCACCCCCCGAAGAACGCTGTCAACGCTCACGACGGCGGCGCTCGCCGCCCTGATGACCCAGGTGGTGACGGTCACCGGAGCCCAGGCGGCCACCGGTGCCACCCCGCCGCCGGAGAGCCGGCCCGTGTATTCGTACGCAAACGCCATCCGTGAGTCGGTATGGGTGGACACCGGCCTCGACGGCGACGCGGACGGGCGGGCCGACCGGGTCGCCGTCGACATCGTCCGGCCGCGTGAACCCGCCCAACAGGGCCGCCGGATACCCGTGATCATGGATGCCAGCCCCTACTACTCCTGCTGCGGGCGCGGCAACGAGAGCCAGAAGAAGACGTACGACGCGCAGGGACGGCCGGAGCTGTTCCCGCTCTTCTACGACAACTACTTCGTGCCCCGCGGCTATGCGACCGTCCTGGTCGACCTCGCCGGAACCAACCGCTCCGACGGCTGTGTCGACGTCGGCGGCCGCTCCGACATCCAGTCCGCCAAGGCCGTGGTCGACTGGCTCAACGGCCGGGCCCGCGGCTACACCACCCGCACCGGCGACCAGCCCGCGGCCGCGGACTGGTCCAACGGCGCCACCGGAATGATCGGCAAGAGCTACGACGGCACCATAGCCAACGGCGTCGCCGCCACCGGCGTCAAGGGCCTGAAGACCATCGTGCCCATCGGCGCCATCAGCTCCTGGTACGACTACTACTTCACCCAGGGCGCCCCGCTCTTCGACAGCGGCCCCGACGGCCTGGCCCACCGGGTCGAGAGCCCCGAGGCGCGTGCCCGCTGCGCCGCGGTCCAGCGCGAACTCGTCGACGGCGCCCCGCGCAGCGGCGACTGGACCCCGCTGTGGACCAAGCGCGACTACGTCCGCGACGCCCACAAGGTGCGCGCCAGCGTCTTCGCCGTCCACGGCATGCAGGACCTCAACGTGCAGACCAAACACCTCGGCCCCTGGTGGGACGCGCTCGGCGACGCCGGCGTCGAACGTAAGATCTGGCTCTCCCAGACCGGACACGTCGACCCGTTCGACTTCCGCCGCGGCGCCTGGGTGCGCACCCTGCACCGCTGGTTCGACCACTACCTCCTCGGCCTCGACAACGGCATAGAGCGCGAGCCGATGGCCGACGTGGAGCGCGCCCCCGACCGCTGGACCACCGACCGCCACTGGCCCGCCCCCGGCACCCGTGCCACCACGCTGCGCCCCCGCCTCGGCGCCGCGCCCGGCGTCGGCGTCCTGTCCACCCGACCCGCCCGGCCCGGCGCCACCGAGACCGTCGCCGACGAGCCCGGTCTGAGCGAGGCCGACTGGGCCGAGCACATCGACCGCTCCACCCCCGGCAAGGCCGGGTTCATCACCCGACCGCTCGCCCGCGACCTGCGGCTGTCCGGGGCCGGCACGGTGCGGATCACCGCCACCCCCTCGGCGGCCACCGCCCACCTCTCCGCCGTCCTCGTCGACCTCGGGCCGGACACCATCCGCAACTACACCGCGCCCGGCGAAGGCATCACCACCCTCGCCGACCGCACCTGTTGGGGGGCCGTCACACCGGCCGACACCGGCTGCTTCAAGGAGACCCGCGCGGACACCGTCGACGTCGGCCACACCGTCTTCAGCCGCGGCTGGGCCGACCTGGGCGACTACGCCGGCGACGGCAAGGGCCGCCCGCTGACCCCCGGCCGCCCCTACACCATCACCGTCGACCTGGCCGCCACCGACCACGTCGTCCCCGCCGGTCACCGGCTCGCCCTGATCATCGCCGGCACCGACACCGGCTTCGTCGAACCGCCGGCCGTCCGACCTCAACTCACCCTCGACCTGGCCCGCACATCGGCCCGCCTGCCGCTGACCGGGGGCCGGGCGGCGCTCGACCGGTCCCTCGCCGGACCGACCATCGTGGACGGGCCGTCAACCTCGACCGCGCGCACCGGCGTCAGCGCCCCGCGCCCGCACCCGGCGCTCCCGACGGGCTGA